A genomic segment from Streptomyces sp. NBC_00654 encodes:
- a CDS encoding ABC transporter substrate-binding protein, producing MRQPSVISRRVAAAAVGLVLAAGAAACGPEDSKGGDGSSGAEGKPQKGGTLTVLNSNPQQDFDPARLYTSGGGNVPSLVFRTLTTRNREDGAEGAKVVPDLATDLGTPSKDATVWTYTLKDGLKYEDGTAITSADIKYGIERSFAAELSGGAPYLRDWLIGGADYQGPYKDKKGLDSIEVPDAKTIVFHLNKPEGEFPYLATQTQTTPVPEAGDKGTKYEEHPVSSGPYKVVSNENDGERLILERNPHWSAGTDEERKAYPDRIDVRSGLDSAVINQRLSASQGADAAAVTTDTNLGPAELAKVTGDKKLADRVGTGHFGYTNYIAFNPKVKPFDNPKVRQAISYAVDRSSVVNAAGGSSLAEPATTYLPNQKSFGYTPYDHFPAGRTGNAEKARELLKEAGYAKGLTVTLTHSNDKDFETSPEIATALQAALKKAGITVELQGLESNDYSDTTQSATKEPGFFLAHWGADWPSGGPFLAPIFDGRQIVEDGANFNSGFLNDPAVNKEIDEINKLTDLSAAAERWGALDKKIGEQALTVPLFHPVYKRLVGQDIKNVVISDWTGVLDISQVAVK from the coding sequence ATGCGTCAACCGTCCGTCATATCGCGCCGCGTGGCAGCGGCAGCCGTGGGTCTCGTACTGGCTGCGGGTGCCGCGGCCTGCGGGCCCGAGGACAGCAAGGGCGGCGACGGCAGCTCCGGCGCCGAGGGCAAGCCGCAGAAGGGCGGCACCCTCACCGTCCTCAACAGCAACCCGCAGCAGGACTTCGACCCCGCGCGGCTCTACACCTCCGGCGGCGGCAACGTCCCCTCGCTCGTCTTCCGCACGCTCACCACCCGCAACCGCGAGGACGGCGCGGAGGGTGCGAAGGTCGTCCCCGACCTGGCCACCGACCTGGGCACGCCCAGCAAGGACGCCACCGTCTGGACGTACACCCTCAAGGACGGCCTCAAGTACGAGGACGGCACCGCGATCACCTCCGCGGACATCAAGTACGGCATCGAACGCTCCTTCGCCGCCGAACTCTCCGGAGGCGCCCCGTACCTGCGGGACTGGCTCATCGGCGGGGCCGACTACCAGGGCCCGTACAAGGACAAGAAGGGCCTCGACTCCATCGAGGTGCCCGACGCGAAGACCATCGTCTTCCACCTCAACAAGCCCGAGGGCGAATTCCCCTACCTCGCCACGCAGACCCAGACGACCCCGGTGCCCGAGGCCGGGGACAAGGGCACCAAGTACGAGGAGCACCCCGTCTCCTCGGGGCCGTACAAGGTCGTCAGCAACGAGAACGACGGCGAGCGGCTCATCCTGGAGCGCAACCCGCACTGGTCGGCCGGCACCGACGAGGAGCGCAAGGCCTACCCCGACCGGATCGACGTACGCTCCGGGCTCGACTCCGCCGTCATCAACCAGCGGCTCTCCGCCTCCCAGGGCGCCGACGCCGCGGCCGTCACCACCGACACCAACCTCGGCCCGGCCGAACTCGCCAAGGTCACCGGCGACAAGAAGCTCGCCGACCGCGTCGGCACCGGACACTTCGGCTACACCAACTACATCGCCTTCAACCCGAAGGTGAAGCCGTTCGACAACCCGAAGGTGCGCCAGGCGATCTCGTACGCCGTCGACCGCTCCTCCGTGGTCAACGCGGCGGGCGGCTCCTCGCTCGCCGAGCCCGCCACCACCTACCTGCCGAACCAGAAGTCCTTCGGCTACACGCCCTACGACCACTTCCCGGCAGGGAGGACGGGCAACGCCGAGAAGGCCCGGGAGCTGCTGAAGGAGGCCGGTTACGCCAAGGGGCTGACCGTCACCCTGACCCACTCCAACGACAAGGACTTCGAGACCAGCCCGGAGATCGCCACCGCCCTCCAGGCCGCGCTGAAGAAGGCGGGCATCACGGTCGAGCTCCAGGGGCTGGAGAGCAACGACTACTCCGACACCACCCAGAGCGCCACCAAGGAGCCCGGCTTCTTCCTCGCCCACTGGGGAGCCGACTGGCCCTCCGGCGGCCCGTTCCTCGCCCCGATCTTCGACGGCCGGCAGATCGTCGAGGACGGCGCCAACTTCAACTCCGGCTTCCTGAACGACCCGGCGGTCAACAAGGAGATCGACGAGATCAACAAGCTCACCGATCTGAGCGCCGCCGCCGAGCGCTGGGGCGCCCTCGACAAGAAGATCGGTGAGCAGGCGCTGACCGTGCCGCTCTTCCACCCGGTCTACAAGCGGCTCGTCGGGCAGGACATCAAGAACGTCGTCATCAGCGACTGGACCGGCGTCCTCGACATCTCCCAGGTCGCGGTCAAGTAG
- a CDS encoding ABC transporter permease, whose translation MTGFLLRRLGGAVFVLLSLTVILYAIFYVAPGDVAQIACGPRCSPAQVAQVTEQLRLDDPVYVQYWHFLQGIVAGRDFSTGTGVEHCSAPCLGVSYQSDQQVTRLILAKLPVTASVVIGAFVGWVLLGVGTGVLSAWRRGRITERVLTWLTLAGTATPVFVIGLLLIIVFCSTLQWLPSPTYVPFTEDPEQWAWGLLLPWVSLALIESAKYARLTRSSMLETLAEDHVRTFRAYGVGERAIIGRHALRGALAPVIALSALDFGSMFGGAVLTESLFGIPGIGREMVHAVKVVDLPVVVGMVLVTGFFVVLANAVADVLYALADRRVVLS comes from the coding sequence ATGACCGGATTTCTGCTGCGGCGGCTCGGGGGAGCCGTCTTCGTCCTTCTCTCGCTCACCGTCATCCTGTACGCGATCTTCTACGTCGCCCCCGGCGATGTCGCCCAGATCGCCTGCGGGCCGCGCTGCTCACCCGCCCAGGTCGCCCAGGTCACCGAGCAGCTGCGGCTGGACGACCCGGTGTACGTGCAGTACTGGCACTTCCTCCAGGGCATCGTCGCCGGACGCGACTTCTCCACCGGCACCGGCGTCGAGCACTGCTCCGCGCCCTGCCTCGGAGTCTCGTACCAGAGCGACCAGCAGGTCACCCGGCTGATCCTGGCCAAGCTGCCGGTCACCGCCTCCGTCGTGATCGGCGCCTTCGTGGGCTGGGTCCTGCTCGGCGTCGGCACCGGGGTGCTGTCCGCCTGGCGGCGGGGCCGGATCACCGAGCGGGTGCTGACCTGGCTGACCCTGGCCGGCACCGCCACGCCCGTCTTCGTCATCGGGCTGCTGCTCATCATCGTCTTCTGCTCCACGCTCCAGTGGCTGCCGTCGCCGACGTACGTACCGTTCACGGAGGACCCCGAACAGTGGGCCTGGGGACTCCTGCTGCCCTGGGTGTCGCTGGCTCTGATCGAGTCCGCCAAATACGCCCGGCTGACCAGGAGCTCCATGCTGGAGACGCTCGCCGAGGACCATGTGCGCACGTTCCGCGCGTACGGCGTCGGTGAGCGCGCCATCATCGGGCGGCACGCGCTGCGCGGTGCGCTCGCACCCGTGATCGCGCTCAGCGCGCTCGACTTCGGTTCGATGTTCGGCGGTGCGGTCCTGACCGAGTCGCTCTTCGGCATCCCCGGCATCGGGCGCGAGATGGTGCACGCCGTCAAGGTCGTCGACCTGCCCGTCGTCGTCGGGATGGTGCTGGTGACCGGCTTCTTCGTGGTGCTCGCCAATGCCGTCGCGGACGTCCTGTACGCGCTGGCCGACCGACGGGTGGTCCTGTCATGA
- a CDS encoding DUF3152 domain-containing protein, whose product MWRELIRGVGRHSRKGPEATRPEAPAAPDPGGERATPRSAPGSGRRRRTAPGPPGGEGHTPFHEAPQVRGGHPEHREQGGGWGTGPQHPWSEDRQMPGRPAVPGQGGPPRGYAGPPGSTARQEAVARQVSAQRAAQRAADGRTAARPAPGGTPLIPGPRREFVDAFDTVEPSAAPPPGMPGAVAPPAGPRLPDTDGQDGPRGPSGTGRPSAPRGAGDRGGSRSGRGGMGRTVTGIAAAAVTTVLAVVVAGQVAQDAEERSGTPRTAGVDRDDAGDTSRSDARPAPKAEEAAVKPLSYAEKLAKPYPLDPKLKATGKFDAVPGLAKAPGKGHKYRYRIDVEKGLALDGGFFAEVVQKTLNDDRSWAHGGAMTFERISSGEPDFVITLASPGTTADWCAKSELDITVDNVSCDSAATPRVMINAYRWAQGSSTYGPDALLAYRQMLINHEVGHRLGHDHESCDTPGSLAPVMQQQTKSLKVDGIKCRANPWVYPGS is encoded by the coding sequence GGGAGCTGATCCGGGGCGTGGGACGACACAGCCGAAAGGGCCCCGAGGCCACCCGTCCGGAGGCCCCGGCCGCACCGGACCCGGGCGGCGAGCGCGCGACACCCCGCTCCGCACCGGGCAGCGGGCGGCGCAGGCGGACGGCCCCCGGGCCGCCCGGGGGAGAGGGGCACACCCCGTTCCACGAGGCCCCGCAGGTCCGCGGCGGCCACCCCGAACACCGCGAACAGGGCGGCGGCTGGGGAACCGGACCGCAGCACCCGTGGTCCGAGGACCGGCAGATGCCGGGCCGGCCGGCCGTTCCGGGCCAGGGCGGACCGCCCCGCGGGTACGCCGGACCTCCCGGGTCCACGGCCCGTCAGGAGGCCGTGGCGCGCCAGGTCTCGGCCCAGCGGGCGGCGCAGCGCGCGGCCGACGGGCGCACGGCGGCGCGGCCCGCACCCGGCGGCACCCCGCTGATACCGGGCCCGCGCAGGGAGTTCGTCGACGCCTTCGACACCGTGGAACCCTCCGCCGCCCCGCCCCCCGGGATGCCGGGGGCGGTCGCCCCTCCCGCCGGCCCGCGCCTCCCGGACACCGACGGGCAGGACGGCCCCCGGGGTCCGTCCGGCACCGGGCGTCCGTCCGCCCCCCGGGGCGCCGGTGACCGCGGTGGCTCCCGGTCCGGCCGGGGCGGCATGGGCCGGACCGTCACCGGTATCGCCGCCGCGGCGGTGACCACCGTGCTCGCGGTCGTGGTGGCCGGACAGGTGGCCCAGGACGCCGAGGAGCGGTCGGGCACCCCGCGCACGGCAGGCGTGGACCGGGACGACGCCGGGGACACCTCGCGCTCCGACGCCAGGCCCGCCCCCAAGGCGGAAGAGGCGGCGGTGAAGCCCCTTTCGTACGCGGAAAAACTGGCCAAGCCCTATCCGCTCGATCCGAAACTGAAGGCGACCGGGAAATTCGACGCCGTTCCGGGGCTGGCGAAGGCGCCGGGCAAGGGGCATAAGTACCGCTATCGCATCGATGTGGAAAAGGGACTCGCGCTCGACGGCGGATTCTTTGCCGAGGTCGTTCAGAAAACGCTGAATGACGACCGGAGTTGGGCGCACGGCGGTGCGATGACATTCGAGCGGATTTCCTCCGGTGAACCGGACTTCGTGATAACTCTGGCCAGCCCCGGGACCACCGCCGACTGGTGCGCGAAATCCGAGCTGGATATCACCGTCGACAATGTCTCCTGCGACTCCGCCGCGACTCCCCGGGTCATGATCAACGCCTATCGGTGGGCGCAGGGCTCGTCCACCTACGGCCCGGACGCATTGCTGGCCTACCGTCAGATGCTGATCAATCACGAGGTCGGTCATCGTCTCGGCCATGACCACGAGAGCTGTGACACACCGGGCTCGCTGGCTCCCGTGATGCAGCAGCAGACGAAGTCCCTGAAAGTGGACGGGATCAAATGCAGGGCCAACCCGTGGGTGTACCCCGGCAGTTGA
- a CDS encoding ABC transporter permease, with protein sequence MSQALLVQEAGAAAAAPASGARLFWRRLRAQRAATAAAVVVLLLVLVALAAPLLTALAGQDPNTYHPDLVDSAAGGVPIGPFGGISADHWLGVEPQTGRDLFARIVHGARVSLGVAVVATVLQIAIGLVVGLAAALGSRWVDQVLSRITDINVALPIMVIALALLAIVPETFPRPVLIALVIGGINWAGTSKIVRAQALALKSLDFVSAARLSGRGKWSIARRELLPALAAPVITYAALMFPTNIVVEAALSFLGVGIKPPTPSWGQMLTEADTWYQAAPTYLLLPAGLLFVTVLALTVLGEGVRTALDPRAASRLRIGTGRGEAKKAEAAKSVTVTRPAKAAEAEKPAEPVAPAGGHPEEDRG encoded by the coding sequence ATGTCGCAAGCACTTCTGGTCCAGGAGGCGGGAGCGGCGGCCGCCGCCCCCGCCTCGGGGGCCCGGCTGTTCTGGCGGAGGCTGCGCGCCCAGCGCGCGGCCACCGCCGCGGCGGTCGTGGTCCTCCTGCTCGTCCTGGTCGCACTCGCCGCGCCGCTGCTCACCGCGCTGGCGGGCCAGGACCCCAACACCTACCACCCCGACCTCGTCGACTCGGCGGCCGGCGGAGTGCCCATCGGCCCGTTCGGCGGCATCAGCGCGGATCACTGGCTCGGTGTCGAACCCCAGACCGGCCGCGACCTGTTCGCCCGTATCGTCCACGGAGCCCGGGTCTCGCTCGGCGTCGCCGTCGTCGCCACGGTCCTCCAGATCGCGATCGGCCTGGTCGTCGGCCTCGCCGCGGCCCTCGGCAGCCGCTGGGTCGACCAGGTCCTCAGCCGCATCACCGATATCAACGTCGCCCTGCCGATCATGGTCATCGCGCTGGCGCTCCTCGCGATCGTCCCGGAGACCTTCCCCCGCCCCGTACTGATCGCCCTGGTCATCGGCGGGATCAACTGGGCGGGTACGTCGAAGATCGTGCGGGCCCAGGCCCTCGCCCTGAAGTCCCTCGACTTCGTCTCGGCGGCCCGGCTCAGCGGCAGGGGCAAGTGGAGCATCGCCCGGCGCGAGCTGCTGCCCGCGCTGGCCGCGCCCGTCATCACGTACGCCGCGCTGATGTTCCCCACCAACATCGTCGTCGAGGCGGCCCTGTCCTTCCTCGGCGTCGGCATCAAACCGCCCACACCCTCCTGGGGACAGATGCTCACCGAGGCCGACACCTGGTACCAGGCGGCGCCCACCTATCTCCTGCTCCCCGCCGGACTGCTCTTCGTCACCGTGCTCGCGCTGACCGTTCTCGGCGAGGGCGTCCGTACGGCGCTCGACCCGCGCGCCGCGTCCCGGCTGCGGATCGGCACCGGACGCGGGGAAGCGAAGAAGGCCGAGGCGGCGAAGTCCGTGACGGTGACGCGGCCGGCGAAGGCGGCTGAGGCGGAGAAGCCCGCCGAGCCCGTCGCGCCCGCCGGGGGACACCCTGAGGAGGACCGGGGATGA
- a CDS encoding Ms4533A family Cys-rich leader peptide, translating into MSRNLVTSERAAIELALIGVAGHCVADVLCR; encoded by the coding sequence ATGTCACGCAACCTGGTCACCTCCGAGCGCGCCGCCATCGAGCTGGCGCTCATCGGCGTGGCCGGGCATTGCGTAGCCGACGTTCTCTGTCGCTGA